Below is a genomic region from Terriglobales bacterium.
TTTTCTGCGCCTTTTCGATGAGCTTGGTCAGCCCGCTGACGATGTCCACCGGCAGCGGGAAGACGATGGTGGTGTTCTTCTCCACGCCGATCTCGGTCAGCGTTTGCAGGTAGCGGAGCTGCAGCGTGATGGGCTCGGTGGCCAGCACTTTGGCGGCGTCCGCCAGCCGCTGCGAGGCCGAATACTCGCCTTCGGCATGGATGATCTTCGACCGTTTCTCGCGCTCCGCCTCCGCCTGCTTGGCCATGGCGCGCAGCATCGTTTCCGGCAGGTCCACCTGCTTCACCTCGACGTTGACCACCTTCACGCCCCAGGGCGCGGTGTGCTGGTCCAGGATCGACTGGATGCGCAGGTTGAGCTTTTCCCGGTGGGCCAGCAGCTCGTCCAGTTCCACTTCGCCGAGCACGGAGCGCAGCGTCGTCTGTGCGAACTGCGACGTCTGGTAGAGGTAGTTCGAGACCTGGAGCACGGCGTTGTTGGCGTCCACGACCTTCAGGAACACCACCGCGTTCACCTTCAGGGTGACGTTGTCGCGCGTGATGATGTCCTGCGGCGGAACGTCGAACGCCTCCTGGCGAAGCGACACCCGCACCATCTGGTCGATGGGCCAGAAAACGAAGAACAGACCCGGCCCTTTCGGCTGTTTGAGCACTTTGCCCAGGCGGAAGATCACGCCCCGTTCATAGTCCCGCAGGATCTTGATGCAGGTGATGAAGTACACGACCAGAATCAGGATCGGGATGCCGAGAGAACCCATGACAGACCTCCAAGAGGATTGCGTTCGGATGATATAGGAACCGGCCGTGACCGCGCGAACCTGCCGGTGTTCAGGCGGAGGATGCGTGGCTGCCTTGCGATGCGCTCGCCCCCGGTGCCGGCTCCACTTCCAGCACCAGTCCTTCGACCTTGCGGACCCGCACCGCTTCTCCCACCGCTACCGCCGTCGAAGAAACCGCGTTCCACAGCTCGCCTTGGACAAACACTTTGCCGCTCGGCGCCAGAGGCGTCCGCACGATGCCTACGGCTCCCACCAGGGTTTCCGGTCCCACGGCCGTCTTGGCCATCTGGGCGCGGAAGGCGAGCGTCATCAGAAACACGGAGATTACGCCCATAGGGACCGCCACCGCGAGCGCGGTCCATAACCGTACCCGCATCTCCGGGATGGGTGCATCGATCAGCATCAGCCCGCCCAGCACCATGCACAGCACGCCGCCCGCACCCAGCACGCCGTGGCTGGTGAACTTGGCTTCCAGCGCGAACAGCACGAATGCGGCCACGATCAGCAGCAGGGCGGCGTAACGTGTGGGCAGGATGTTGAAGGCGAACAGCGCCAGCAGCACGCAGATCACACCCACCACGCCCGGCAGGATGGCTCCCGGATTGTTGAACTCCGCGTACAGCGCCAGCATCCCCAGCGAGAACAGCAGGTAGGCCACGTTGGGATCCATGATGTAGGCCAGGATCCTCTGCCGCAGCGTCATCTCGAACGGCCGCACCGGATCGCCTTTCAGCTCCAGCGTGATGGTGCTGCCATCGAAGCGCCGGATCGGCTTCCCGCTCAGTTGCTCGAGCAGGCTCTGCTCGTTGTCCGCCACATAGTCGATCAAGCCTTCCTTCAGCGCTTCCTGTTCGGTGAACGACTTGGACTCCCGCACCGCGCTCTCCGCCACTTCCACATTCCGTCCTCGCTTGCTCACGTAGGAGCGCATGAAGGCGGCGGCGTCGTTTTCCATCTTCTTTTTCAGGTTCTCGTCGATGTCCTTGCCGCCCATCAGCACCGGATGGGCCGCGCCGGTATTCGTTCCCGGCGCCATGGCAGCCACGTCCGCCGCCTGCAGGATGAAGAACCCGGCCGACGCCGCCCGGCTCCCGCTCGGGGTCACGTAAACCACCACCGGTACCGGCGAGGCCAGCATCCGTTCCACGATCTTGCGCGTCGAGGTGTCCAGGCCGCCGGGCGTCCGCAGCTCGATCAGCAGCGCGTCTGCCTTGCTGGCCTTGGCCTCCTCCAGCGCCCGCTCGATGTATTCCTCGGTGATGGGATGGATGATGTCATCCACCACGATCTTCAGCACGTCGGCCGACGCCATGGCCGGAATCACCAGGGCGGCTACGAGACCAACCAAGAATGCGAACCTGCGAGACGTCATGGCTTCTGCCCCGGCGGCGCTTTCTCCGCCAGTCGTGCGGCCACCGTTCGCTGGAGGGCGGCCGCTTCGGCGTTCTGCGGTTCGATCTGGAGCGCCTTGGCGATGCTCTCTGCGGCGGCTTCCACTCTATTCTCTCTCAGGTCCAGGCGCGCCAGCACCAGGAATGCGTCGGCGCGCTCGGCCAGCCGCAGCGCCGCCCGCGCCTCGGCGCGTGCCCCGCTGATGTTATTCAGCCGTTCCAAAACGGCCGCCAGGCCGGCATGCGCCCCGGCGTTGGTCGGATCGAGCACCACGGCTTCCCGCAGCTCGCCTTCGGCATCCAGCACGAAGCCCTGGTCGTAGAGCGACTGCCCCCGCTCCACGTGGAAGCGCGCGTGCGACATCGCGTCCATCGAAGCCAGCCGCTGCTCGTTGACGTTCTGGATCTGCAGCGCCATCTGCCGGTAGGAGGCCTCGTCGTAATTCAGCTTGATGCGCTCCAGCGGCTGTCGCGCTCCCGCCTGCGGTTTGGCCAGGCCTTCCAGCACGCTCTGGACTTCGCTGTCTTCCGGCGCCAGTTCCAGGGCCCGGCGCAGGGAGCGCTGGGCATCTTCCGGTTCGCCCGCGCGCGCCAGCGCCACTCCCAGGTTGAAGTGGTAATCCGGATCCCGGGGATCGGCTTCCGCCGCCTTGCGGAAGTGCTCCACGGCCGCCTTGGCGTCGCCGCGCCGCGCCGCCATCACCCCCAGGTTGTTGTGCACCTCGGTCAGCGGCAGCCGCGAGGCCAGAAACTCCAGCGCATACTGGGCGCGGTCAAAGTGCCCGAGGTAAAAATAGTCGAGCCCAAGATAGAAGTGCGCTTCCCGGGCGAGCGCGTCGTTCCGCGGGATTCGCGCCAGCCACCCCGCCGAAGCTTGATGGTCGCCGGTCTCGTAGAGCACCTTGCCCAGCGCCAGCATGGCTTCGTAGTAGGCCGGGTTGCGCCGCACCGCCTCCCGGAAGTAGCGGATCTTCTCCTTGGTCTCCGCCGCGATGACTCCGCGGATGTAATTCTCCAGCGCATCCAGCCGCACCGGTGGCGCCAGGGCCACGAAGTCGTTGCGCGACATCAACAGGTTGGGCGTGATCTGCCGCAGCAGGTCCCAGGCCAGCGCGCTCTGCACGTCCAGCAGCTTCACCAGTGGCCCGGACTCCTTCGCTTCTGCGCCCAGCCGCAGGGACTTCACGTCCAGCAGTTGCGCCGTGGCGGTGAACGTCCGCCCGTCGAACGCGTAGCGGCCGAGCACGGCGTAGTCCACATCCATGGCCTGCACGATCTTGTAGACCGTCGCCCGCGAGGGCCGCGCCGCCGCCGGGATCCCCATGCGGTCGAAGGCATACAGACGGTCATCGCGCCCCACCACATAGAGCGTCGCCGAGCCCATCCGCTGCCCCAGCACCTCCGGGAACGCCTCCCCGATCCACTCCAGTCCCGGCGCGCCCGACGCGTTCTCGAACGGCAGGATGACCAGCGTCTTGCCCTGTTGCTGCGCCTGTGCACACACCGCCCCGGGCAGCAGGAAAATGAGAAGGGAAGTAAGGAATCTGCAGAATCGGATCAAGATAGAAGAATTATACCGAGCCGGACTTCACAGAGTGCCAATTGCAAATTCAGGCGCGGATTGCCTTGCAGCATCGAGCAGTGACATTGCGGTCATGGTTCGCCGTATGGTTCATCTGTTGCACGGGCCGGCCGATCGTCCAAGGTCCAACGCACGACACCAGTTTCGTCGCTATAGAAGTTCGCCCGCCCGCTGCTCCCGAATGTTCGCGGCCGGGCGAGCACCGCATACCGCGCCCGGCCCTCGGCCTGCGGACCGGGTACATAAGTGAATAGGTATCCCGAAAAATTGCCTGTGGCCCAGAAAGCGGGCAATCCTTCTCCTTCCAATTCCGCTAGGGTGCGCGGCAGGCGGTGCTGCGGATCCTTGAGCTGGAATTGGTCTAACCAATAAGGCAGTGTTCTGAGGGCAGCAACCGCCCGCTCTTCGTTGCTCGAGCGCAGGGGCGGCCAATCCATGCCCAGGACCTTCCCAATCACCATGATCGAGCCCGCAGCGGCGATGTAGGCCAGCACCACGGCTGCAGCAGACAAGAAACCTGGGTAGCCTCGACGGGCCCTGTGTCCCAGGACCGCGCCCGTCACCGCACCCACGATTCCCGCTAGCGTAGGAATTGCGCTGTAGTAAGCCGCGGTGGCCAGCCAGTAGCCCGCTCGGATCTCAAAGCGGCGGATGCCGTAATCGCCCAGCCAGATCCCGGCAACCATGCACACCACCGCCCCTGCGCTTACCAACAGAGGCAGGATCGGTGTCCTGGTGGTTGGGGCCTGCGAACCGGTGCTCCACATGTTGCGGCGAAATATAGACCAGTTGATCTGCGATTGCCAGCGGCTAGAAAGGTACGAGATCGTACCCACCATCACCCCTTCTTGTGACGGCAATCACCGCCAGTTCTGCTTGGTCGCGGTTTAATAACAATGAGAGCCCGCCCCGGGCGTCCCGCTTCCGGCCGGGCTCGGAGGTGAGGTTATGACAACCGTCCTCAAAACATGTCTCGCAGGCATCGCCATCCTGCTGCTGGCTGCCTCGGTGGCTGCGCAGAAACCAGCGTCCGGACCGGTTCCCGAATACAACCTCAAGGAAGAGGTCAGGCTGCAGGGCACGGTCGAAACCATCAAGGAGTACGAGTGCCCGATCAGCGGCACTGTGGGCACGCACCTGGTGTTCAACGTCGATGGCAAGAAGTACGAGGTTCACGTTGCCCCTCTCAAGTGGCTGGAGGAGTACGGCATCCACCTGAAGCAGGGGGACAGCATCATCCTCATTGGCGTGAAGACCACGTACCGCGATTTGCCCGCCATCCTGGCCCGCGGCATCGAGCGCGAGAACGACGTCTTCTTCTTCCGCGATAAGAAGGGCCGCCCGCTCTGGCGCTGAGCGCGGGACGCTTCCTTGCCGCCTCGGAGGCGCGGCCCCCCCCCGCGCCTCCGTCTTCATTTCCGGTTGTCATGCCGTGAGGACCCGCAAAAGCGGGAAAATGAGGACCGTGCTGCCGCGCTGCAGCGGCACTCTCGTCTGTTCACCTGGAGCGGGAGACGGGGATCGAACCCGCGACATCCAGCTTGGGAAGCTGGCGTTGCTTCCGCTCCCTTGCCGCAATGCTATCACTTCAAAGAGATTAGCGCGTTTGTGTAGTAATAATGCGGCTTTCGCCAGCTTCTACGGCTTACACACAAAACACAGCGCACACACGTTTAGACGCGTTTGCGCCTTTTTTGGACAGTGTGGACAGTGCGTTATACTTGCTCTGACGAGCGGGTGTGGCGCAATGGTAGCGCATCGGCTTCCCAAGCCGAGGGTTGCGGGTTCAAATCCCGTCGCCCGCTCCAGTACCCTTCCCTTCGCGCGCTAGTTGTTTCTTCCAAGCGTTAGTGAATTTCCCCTCGACATCTTCTACAAGCGCGTCGAACTTCTTTCCGCATAGCGCGTTGTAACCCTTTAGTGCTTGCACAAAACTCCCCATTGCCAACATGAGGGCTTCTCCGGCCCAGTGGTCTGATGGCGCAACATCGAAGTCAACGATTGTCTCGTCAGCAGAGACTTCAAGTTGGCTCGAAAGGGCTTGAACATTGGCGTGGTGCATGGAAGACGCTTGCTCGTAATAGGAATGCAGGTCAGCCATGCCAATGTCTTCCGCCATGTTGCGTAGCGGCGTTTTTGACCAAGAATCACGAATCTTGCCTTTTTCCGTTTGATAATTCGGCTTCACTCGCGCGAAGTTGTCCTCAATCTCCTTCACCTTCTTCGGGTCCAGCTTCTTTAGTTCTTCAGGGGCGTGTTCAGTCATCCAGTCAACGGATCGCTTCGCCAACACCCAGTGGAACTCGTAATAGGTGTCGAACACCTCTGGATGTTTTTGGATATATCCGACGATAACCGCGCCTTCGTACATGCTACGAGCGACACGCAATGCGTCGCCACCGTAACCATTGGCGACAAGAACTACGACGGCGCCAAAGGAATTAGCGACCATCTTTGTTAGCAACCGGAGAACCCATTGCTTCTTGTCAGCCGCTGCCTCCGCGAGGATTGCATTGAGGGCCTTTTCGCACTCTGCTGCTGCCGCGAAACAATCGGGAAATTTCTCTGCCGTGGGCTTCCAGTATTCTGGAAAACCAGGAATGAATTCTAATCTCGCCAGTCATGGTCACTCAATAAAGAACGTCACCGGTCTGCCGTACAGGTTCGCAAACGCCGATAGTTCGATAGCGTCCACCCGCCGCTCGCCTGACTCGCATTTTGAAACATAGGATTGCGGCTTTCGCAAGGCGCGTGCCACTGCCGCCTGTGTCAAGCCAGCTTGCTGACGGGCGGTCTTCAGTCGCCGAAGCAGCAAGCTGTAGCGGCGAGTTTCGCTCTGGTTCTTCAAGCTAACTCACCGTACCAACCTGTGCTACAGTATCCCAAACTAGGATATGCCAGTGGGACTAATAGAGCAGTTGGAAGCCCGCGAGCGGGCGATGACAGTGGGCGAAGTAGCCGCCCTGCTCCGTCTCAGCGGCAGCGCGGTTTACCCTCTTGCCGCGACAAACCGCATCCCCTCTTTCAAGATTGGCGCGGCGGTCAGATTTGATCCTGG
It encodes:
- a CDS encoding slipin family protein; translation: MGSLGIPILILVVYFITCIKILRDYERGVIFRLGKVLKQPKGPGLFFVFWPIDQMVRVSLRQEAFDVPPQDIITRDNVTLKVNAVVFLKVVDANNAVLQVSNYLYQTSQFAQTTLRSVLGEVELDELLAHREKLNLRIQSILDQHTAPWGVKVVNVEVKQVDLPETMLRAMAKQAEAEREKRSKIIHAEGEYSASQRLADAAKVLATEPITLQLRYLQTLTEIGVEKNTTIVFPLPVDIVSGLTKLIEKAQKS
- a CDS encoding tetratricopeptide repeat protein, with protein sequence MIRFCRFLTSLLIFLLPGAVCAQAQQQGKTLVILPFENASGAPGLEWIGEAFPEVLGQRMGSATLYVVGRDDRLYAFDRMGIPAAARPSRATVYKIVQAMDVDYAVLGRYAFDGRTFTATAQLLDVKSLRLGAEAKESGPLVKLLDVQSALAWDLLRQITPNLLMSRNDFVALAPPVRLDALENYIRGVIAAETKEKIRYFREAVRRNPAYYEAMLALGKVLYETGDHQASAGWLARIPRNDALAREAHFYLGLDYFYLGHFDRAQYALEFLASRLPLTEVHNNLGVMAARRGDAKAAVEHFRKAAEADPRDPDYHFNLGVALARAGEPEDAQRSLRRALELAPEDSEVQSVLEGLAKPQAGARQPLERIKLNYDEASYRQMALQIQNVNEQRLASMDAMSHARFHVERGQSLYDQGFVLDAEGELREAVVLDPTNAGAHAGLAAVLERLNNISGARAEARAALRLAERADAFLVLARLDLRENRVEAAAESIAKALQIEPQNAEAAALQRTVAARLAEKAPPGQKP
- a CDS encoding helix-turn-helix transcriptional regulator, giving the protein MKNQSETRRYSLLLRRLKTARQQAGLTQAAVARALRKPQSYVSKCESGERRVDAIELSAFANLYGRPVTFFIE
- a CDS encoding nodulation protein NfeD, with product MVGLVAALVIPAMASADVLKIVVDDIIHPITEEYIERALEEAKASKADALLIELRTPGGLDTSTRKIVERMLASPVPVVVYVTPSGSRAASAGFFILQAADVAAMAPGTNTGAAHPVLMGGKDIDENLKKKMENDAAAFMRSYVSKRGRNVEVAESAVRESKSFTEQEALKEGLIDYVADNEQSLLEQLSGKPIRRFDGSTITLELKGDPVRPFEMTLRQRILAYIMDPNVAYLLFSLGMLALYAEFNNPGAILPGVVGVICVLLALFAFNILPTRYAALLLIVAAFVLFALEAKFTSHGVLGAGGVLCMVLGGLMLIDAPIPEMRVRLWTALAVAVPMGVISVFLMTLAFRAQMAKTAVGPETLVGAVGIVRTPLAPSGKVFVQGELWNAVSSTAVAVGEAVRVRKVEGLVLEVEPAPGASASQGSHASSA
- a CDS encoding DUF5677 domain-containing protein; the protein is MLTKMVANSFGAVVVLVANGYGGDALRVARSMYEGAVIVGYIQKHPEVFDTYYEFHWVLAKRSVDWMTEHAPEELKKLDPKKVKEIEDNFARVKPNYQTEKGKIRDSWSKTPLRNMAEDIGMADLHSYYEQASSMHHANVQALSSQLEVSADETIVDFDVAPSDHWAGEALMLAMGSFVQALKGYNALCGKKFDALVEDVEGKFTNAWKKQLAREGKGTGAGDGI